Proteins encoded by one window of Halomonas sp. Bachu 37:
- a CDS encoding nucleobase:cation symporter-2 family protein: MSEASASSGQRKRTVEKNTSLFDFFGKPPFLKSLPLSLQHLLAMIAGVITPPIIVAGVVGASVEEKLLLIQVAVLASGICTVFHLYGVWKFGARLPAIFGVGFAYVPTLVAVGAQYGIEGILGAQLIGGMTMVVVGYFIQYIRHLFPPVVAGTVVLVIGLSLYDIAIRYMAGSGNVNAPNFGDPINWIVAIATLLTVLIAAQFGKGVVKLSAIIVGIAVGYLLSLALGMVSFGNVTDASWIAVPKLMPFEMEFHAAAIASMVVICVINSVQTIGDLSATTVGGMNRELKTQELTGGLLGNGLTTTISSFFGALPTSTFSQNVGIVAMTKVISRYVLALAGIFMVLAGLSPKFGAIMTTIPYPVLGGATITVFGMITMTGIQLLVKDEMSARNMTVVGLALALSLGIASVPSAIEQFPAVVRDLIGGAPIVVAAITAFTLNIVLPNKSLSDEAREREAIAKADEEAAKSENNKLNQKFSQSNASAD, encoded by the coding sequence ATGAGTGAAGCTTCGGCCTCTTCCGGGCAGCGCAAACGAACCGTTGAAAAGAATACTTCATTGTTTGATTTCTTTGGAAAGCCGCCATTTCTGAAGAGCCTCCCTCTTTCCCTTCAGCACCTGTTGGCCATGATCGCTGGGGTGATAACCCCGCCCATTATCGTTGCCGGCGTCGTGGGTGCGAGTGTAGAAGAAAAACTTCTGCTTATTCAGGTTGCAGTACTAGCATCAGGGATATGTACCGTGTTTCACCTTTACGGCGTCTGGAAATTCGGGGCACGCCTGCCTGCTATCTTTGGGGTGGGGTTTGCTTATGTGCCGACGTTGGTCGCGGTGGGGGCTCAGTATGGGATTGAAGGAATTCTTGGCGCTCAGCTGATCGGCGGCATGACCATGGTCGTGGTGGGCTACTTTATCCAGTATATCCGCCACCTTTTCCCGCCCGTCGTTGCCGGCACAGTGGTACTGGTCATAGGCTTGTCTCTTTACGACATCGCCATTCGATACATGGCGGGCAGTGGCAACGTCAACGCCCCCAACTTTGGCGATCCGATCAACTGGATCGTGGCCATTGCCACGCTACTCACGGTGTTGATCGCCGCTCAATTCGGTAAAGGGGTGGTTAAACTTTCTGCGATCATTGTAGGCATTGCGGTGGGCTACCTGCTTTCGCTCGCCCTGGGCATGGTCAGCTTCGGCAATGTAACCGATGCCTCCTGGATCGCCGTACCCAAGCTTATGCCTTTCGAGATGGAATTTCACGCAGCCGCGATCGCTTCGATGGTCGTTATCTGCGTCATCAATTCCGTACAAACCATCGGCGACTTATCTGCCACCACCGTAGGCGGCATGAACCGTGAGCTAAAGACGCAGGAGTTGACTGGAGGCTTGCTGGGAAATGGTCTGACCACCACCATCAGCTCTTTCTTCGGTGCGTTGCCGACGTCCACCTTCAGCCAGAACGTCGGCATTGTCGCGATGACTAAGGTCATTAGCCGTTACGTTCTGGCGCTGGCCGGTATCTTCATGGTTCTGGCCGGCCTTAGCCCGAAGTTCGGGGCTATCATGACCACCATTCCCTACCCTGTGCTGGGCGGTGCGACCATTACCGTCTTCGGCATGATTACCATGACCGGCATTCAGTTGCTGGTCAAAGACGAAATGTCCGCCCGAAACATGACGGTTGTGGGTCTCGCCCTGGCACTGAGTCTGGGCATCGCTTCTGTGCCGTCAGCTATCGAGCAGTTCCCTGCAGTGGTTAGAGACCTGATCGGCGGTGCCCCTATTGTGGTAGCTGCGATCACAGCCTTCACACTTAACATCGTCTTGCCGAATAAATCGCTTTCGGACGAGGCCAGGGAGCGCGAGGCGATTGCCAAGGCGGATGAAGAAGCAGCCAAGTCAGAGAACAATAAATTGAACCAGAAATTCTCACAAAGCAACGCCAGTGCCGATTAA
- a CDS encoding DUF488 domain-containing protein, translating into MAYRVELKRVYAPVEASDGCRVLVDRLWPRGKQRSSLALTEWYRDAAPSSELRRCFHQQEIGQARFFERYRQELAERSDQLIPLMRYAREGTLTLLTASRRIDTSHLPVLKERLLAALAEEDAMDHEPSSPPCWAHNLDKKPI; encoded by the coding sequence ATGGCCTATCGCGTTGAATTAAAGCGTGTATACGCGCCTGTCGAAGCAAGCGATGGCTGCCGTGTTCTAGTGGATCGGCTTTGGCCACGTGGTAAGCAACGTAGCTCACTGGCTTTGACGGAGTGGTACCGGGATGCTGCGCCTTCCTCCGAGTTACGGCGCTGCTTCCATCAGCAGGAAATCGGTCAAGCTCGGTTCTTCGAGCGCTATCGTCAGGAGTTGGCTGAACGGTCCGATCAATTGATTCCATTGATGCGCTATGCCCGTGAAGGAACCCTGACGCTACTAACCGCTAGCCGACGCATTGATACATCACACTTGCCAGTGCTAAAGGAACGATTGTTGGCAGCATTGGCGGAAGAAGACGCTATGGATCACGAGCCGTCCTCCCCGCCTTGCTGGGCACATAACCTGGATAAGAAGCCGATATGA
- a CDS encoding IS481 family transposase — MAQILHKRATTTHAIRTEIQRSTESVTTLSRRYGINPKTVRKWRHRDTVEDTRMGPSAPRSTSLTPLEEAAAVTFRQKTLLPLDDCLHALQREIPTLSRSSLHRLYQRHGISQLPRDNRQKREKKPFKRYPIGYLHIDISEVRTGEGKAYLFVAVDRTSKFVHAHLYRQMTRQIAADFLEAALAMLPYRVHTVLTDNGVQFAKKAGAEAYKPHIFDVVCYRHGIEHRLTKPFHPWTNGQVERMNRTLKEATIRMFHYTSLAQLQSHLEDYLWAYNSARPLRALKGKTPVGFILEQWQKEPQRFYDDPNHFFAGPNT, encoded by the coding sequence ATGGCTCAGATTCTTCACAAACGCGCCACGACCACGCACGCCATCCGAACAGAAATACAGCGATCGACGGAGTCGGTCACGACGTTGAGTCGACGCTACGGTATTAACCCCAAGACTGTGCGCAAGTGGCGTCACCGAGATACCGTCGAGGATACCCGCATGGGGCCGTCAGCCCCTCGTTCCACGTCGCTCACACCACTGGAAGAAGCCGCCGCTGTCACTTTTCGGCAAAAGACGCTGCTACCGCTGGATGACTGCCTCCATGCTCTTCAGCGGGAAATTCCCACGCTGTCCCGATCGAGCCTGCACCGCCTTTATCAGCGGCACGGGATTAGCCAACTGCCGAGAGATAACCGCCAGAAGCGCGAGAAGAAGCCCTTCAAGCGCTATCCGATCGGCTACCTACATATCGACATCAGTGAGGTCCGCACTGGTGAGGGCAAGGCCTATCTGTTTGTCGCGGTGGATCGGACATCCAAGTTTGTCCATGCACATCTGTATCGCCAGATGACTCGGCAGATCGCCGCTGATTTTCTCGAAGCAGCGCTGGCGATGTTGCCTTACCGAGTCCACACCGTGCTGACCGATAATGGGGTTCAGTTTGCGAAGAAGGCAGGCGCAGAGGCCTATAAGCCGCATATCTTCGATGTCGTCTGTTACCGTCACGGGATCGAGCACCGGCTGACAAAGCCCTTTCATCCCTGGACCAACGGCCAGGTTGAGCGGATGAATCGTACGCTCAAGGAAGCCACCATCCGGATGTTCCACTACACCTCGTTGGCTCAGCTCCAGTCTCATCTGGAGGATTATCTATGGGCTTATAACAGTGCTCGCCCTCTCAGGGCGCTCAAAGGCAAGACACCCGTCGGATTTATTCTTGAACAGTGGCAAAAAGAACCCCAAAGATTTTATGATGATCCGAACCACTTCTTTGCGGGACCAAACACCTAG
- a CDS encoding IS3 family transposase (programmed frameshift), translated as MTKKRAFSPEFRLEAAQLVVDQGYSLKAACEAMGVGKSTMEYWVRRLRAERAGKTPLKGEALTPEQREIQELKRKLRRVEEEKEIFKKGYCSLDVGLPEQFSIIERLEESYAVQHLCQVFGVHRSSYRAWRDRDRRPCETEQKLLDQVVEAHTVSNGSAGARSIAKMVTQAGTSLSRYRASRRMKQLGLVSTQPPSHAYKKADQPHLDIPNFLDREFDVKEPNQVWTGDITYIWTGARWAYLAVVIDLYARKPVGWALSLSPNTELVKKALTMAYESRREPPDILFHSDQGCQYTSLAFRQMLWRYRMTQSLSRRGNCWDNAPTERFFRSLKTEWMPEIGYPNVAAAKQSVTDYMIGYYSSLRPHKHNGGLPPNVAEKNYWNTQNSVAKNT; from the exons ATGACGAAGAAGAGAGCGTTCAGTCCGGAATTTCGCTTGGAGGCGGCCCAGCTCGTGGTCGATCAGGGTTACTCGCTGAAGGCGGCGTGTGAGGCCATGGGCGTTGGCAAATCCACCATGGAGTATTGGGTACGCAGGCTTCGTGCTGAGCGGGCAGGCAAGACTCCGCTGAAAGGTGAGGCTCTGACGCCGGAACAGCGTGAGATTCAGGAACTGAAGCGCAAGCTGCGGCGGGTGGAGGAAGAGAAGGAAATAT TTAAAAAAGGCTACTGCTCTCTTGATGTCGGACTCCCTGAACAATTCTCGATAATCGAGCGACTTGAAGAGAGCTATGCGGTGCAGCACTTGTGCCAGGTGTTTGGGGTGCATCGCAGTAGCTACCGGGCCTGGCGTGACCGGGACAGAAGGCCCTGTGAGACTGAGCAGAAGCTGCTGGACCAGGTTGTCGAGGCGCATACCGTCAGTAACGGCTCTGCCGGCGCTCGCAGCATCGCCAAAATGGTCACGCAGGCTGGAACATCGCTGAGTCGTTACCGGGCCAGCAGACGGATGAAGCAGTTGGGGCTGGTGAGCACACAGCCGCCAAGCCACGCCTACAAGAAGGCGGATCAGCCGCACCTGGATATCCCGAATTTTCTCGATCGGGAATTCGACGTAAAGGAGCCCAATCAGGTATGGACCGGCGACATTACCTATATTTGGACAGGGGCACGCTGGGCTTATCTGGCGGTGGTCATCGATTTGTATGCCCGTAAACCCGTGGGCTGGGCATTGTCCTTGTCTCCGAATACGGAGCTGGTGAAGAAGGCACTGACCATGGCCTACGAATCGCGTCGAGAGCCACCGGACATTCTGTTTCATTCGGATCAGGGTTGCCAGTACACCAGCCTGGCATTCCGACAGATGCTCTGGCGCTACCGGATGACGCAGAGTCTCAGTCGCCGTGGCAATTGCTGGGATAATGCCCCGACAGAGCGCTTCTTCAGGAGTCTGAAAACGGAATGGATGCCAGAGATTGGCTACCCCAATGTTGCGGCGGCGAAGCAATCTGTCACTGATTATATGATCGGTTACTACAGCAGCCTCAGGCCGCACAAGCATAACGGTGGCCTACCGCCGAATGTGGCAGAAAAGAACTACTGGAATACTCAAAATTCGGTGGCCAAAAACACTTGA